In Haloplanus rubicundus, one DNA window encodes the following:
- a CDS encoding ribonucleoside-diphosphate reductase subunit alpha encodes MSHPESTTIRDTIRSVLHRARPDDGARLDDATVDELVDEAERSLYSGATEEELYDAVIQVLTARIERDPAYKRIAAGVFRQRYYREVIGEDLDGFDLDCAYRETFVENVRRGVERDILDERLVERFDLDALAKSLVPDRDERFEYMALDTLYQRYFLKTADDERLELPQAFWMRVAMGLALDEDDPQARATEFYEVLSKLEFTPSSPTLFHSGTTHPQLSSCYLTTIPDDLEGIFEAYKSHAQLSKWSGGLGNDWTNVRAAGSLISSTGVESTGTVPFLRISNDVTAAINRSGKRRGAACGYLEPWHLDFPEFLDLKRNTGDERRRTPDMNTAAWIPDLFVKRVREGGEWTLFSPDEVPELHETYGQEFEETYREYERRADAGELRQYERVDAADLWRKTLTRLFETGHPWITFKDPCNVRSPQDHEGVVHSSNLCTEITLNTSQDEHAVCNLGSVNLATHVVDGELDREYLADTVETAMRMLDNVVDLCFYPTDEAEASNLCHRPVGLGTMGFHEALIEVDVPMASERAVELANRWQEFVSYHAILHSSKLAKERGAYPSYEGSKWDRGLLPQDTVDLLEAERGVEIPTDREETLDWFVVREHVDEHGMRNSNTMAIAPTATISTINGTTPSIEPLYSNLYVKSNMSGDFTVINDHLVDDLRERDLWDDEMVDRIKYHDGSIQAIDAIPEEIRERHRSAFEIDPRHQLRLTAARGTWIDQSVSHNVFFPSTDGSLLDDVYRTAWKLGLKTTYYLRTLGASQVEKSTLDMAEYGKTQHREAATDGGDRDDLCRVEDPTCDACQ; translated from the coding sequence ATGAGTCATCCCGAATCGACGACGATCCGTGATACCATCCGATCCGTACTGCATCGAGCGCGCCCCGACGACGGGGCGAGACTGGACGACGCCACCGTCGATGAACTGGTCGACGAGGCCGAGCGATCCCTCTACAGCGGCGCCACCGAGGAGGAACTGTACGACGCCGTTATCCAGGTCCTGACCGCCCGCATCGAGCGTGACCCCGCGTACAAACGGATCGCCGCGGGCGTGTTCCGCCAGCGGTACTACCGCGAGGTCATCGGCGAGGACCTCGACGGCTTCGACCTCGACTGCGCCTACCGTGAGACGTTCGTCGAGAACGTCCGACGCGGCGTCGAACGCGACATTCTCGACGAGCGACTGGTCGAGCGGTTCGACCTCGATGCGCTCGCGAAGTCGCTCGTCCCCGACCGGGACGAACGCTTCGAGTACATGGCGCTCGATACGCTCTATCAGCGCTATTTCCTCAAGACAGCCGACGACGAACGCCTCGAACTTCCACAGGCCTTCTGGATGCGCGTCGCGATGGGTCTCGCGCTCGACGAGGACGATCCGCAGGCCCGCGCCACGGAGTTCTACGAGGTCCTGTCGAAACTCGAGTTCACGCCGTCGTCGCCGACGCTGTTTCACAGCGGCACCACGCATCCACAGCTCTCCTCCTGTTATCTGACGACGATCCCCGACGACCTCGAAGGGATCTTCGAGGCCTACAAGTCCCACGCACAGCTCTCGAAGTGGAGCGGCGGACTGGGCAACGACTGGACGAACGTCCGCGCCGCGGGGTCGCTCATCTCCTCGACGGGCGTCGAGTCGACCGGCACCGTCCCCTTCCTCCGCATCTCCAACGACGTGACCGCCGCGATCAACCGGTCGGGGAAGCGACGCGGGGCCGCCTGTGGCTATCTCGAACCTTGGCATCTCGACTTCCCCGAGTTCCTCGACCTGAAGCGCAACACCGGCGACGAGCGGCGGCGCACGCCCGATATGAACACCGCGGCGTGGATACCGGACCTGTTCGTGAAACGCGTCCGCGAGGGCGGCGAGTGGACGCTCTTCTCGCCCGACGAGGTGCCGGAACTGCACGAAACCTACGGCCAGGAGTTCGAGGAGACGTACCGCGAGTACGAACGGCGGGCAGACGCGGGCGAACTCCGCCAGTACGAGCGGGTGGACGCCGCGGACCTCTGGCGCAAGACGCTCACCCGTCTGTTCGAGACCGGCCATCCCTGGATCACGTTCAAGGACCCGTGTAACGTCCGCTCGCCACAGGATCACGAGGGCGTCGTTCACTCCTCGAACCTCTGTACCGAGATCACGCTCAACACCAGTCAGGACGAGCACGCGGTCTGTAACCTCGGGAGCGTGAACCTCGCGACCCACGTCGTCGACGGGGAACTCGACCGCGAGTATCTCGCCGACACGGTCGAGACGGCGATGCGGATGCTCGACAACGTCGTCGACCTGTGTTTCTACCCCACCGACGAGGCGGAAGCCTCCAACCTGTGCCACCGACCGGTCGGTCTCGGGACGATGGGCTTCCACGAAGCGCTCATCGAGGTGGACGTACCGATGGCGAGCGAGCGGGCCGTCGAACTCGCGAACCGCTGGCAGGAGTTCGTCTCGTATCACGCCATCCTGCACTCCTCGAAACTCGCGAAGGAACGCGGCGCCTACCCATCCTACGAGGGATCGAAGTGGGACCGCGGCCTCCTCCCACAGGACACCGTCGACCTGCTGGAGGCGGAGCGCGGCGTCGAGATTCCGACCGACCGCGAGGAGACGCTCGACTGGTTCGTCGTCCGCGAACACGTCGACGAACACGGGATGCGGAACTCGAACACGATGGCCATCGCGCCGACGGCGACCATCTCGACCATCAACGGGACGACACCCTCCATCGAGCCGCTGTACTCGAACCTCTACGTCAAGTCGAACATGAGCGGCGACTTCACTGTCATCAACGACCACCTCGTCGACGACCTTCGGGAGCGCGACCTCTGGGACGACGAGATGGTCGACCGCATCAAGTACCACGACGGCTCGATTCAGGCCATCGACGCCATCCCCGAGGAGATTCGGGAGCGACACCGGAGCGCGTTCGAAATCGACCCCCGACACCAGCTTCGCCTGACTGCGGCACGGGGAACGTGGATCGACCAGTCGGTCTCGCACAACGTGTTCTTCCCGAGTACGGACGGATCGCTCCTCGACGACGTCTACCGGACCGCGTGGAAACTCGGCCTGAAGACGACCTACTACCTGCGGACGCTCGGCGCATCACAGGTCGAGAAATCGACCCTCGACATGGCGGAGTACGGCAAGACCCAGCATCGAGAGGCGGCGACCGACGGAGGCGATCGAGACGACCTGTGCCGCGTCGAGGACCCCACCTGCGACGCCTGTCAGTAA
- the nrdR gene encoding transcriptional regulator NrdR, whose product MDCPDCGHGRTNVVDTGATDSMTVRRRRECQRCSFRFTTYERPEWETLQVKKRDGSIEPYDRDKLRAGIERAVEKRPVDDGTVTALVDRVEDALRERETRIVSTTLVGDLVSEELRAVDKVAYIRFVSVYEAFSDPEEFLRELDAVLDRNGGPSDGESTATQSNHESSRIDDDP is encoded by the coding sequence ATGGACTGCCCCGACTGCGGCCACGGCCGGACCAACGTCGTCGATACCGGTGCGACCGATTCGATGACGGTTCGGCGACGGCGGGAGTGCCAGCGCTGTTCGTTTCGGTTCACCACGTACGAACGGCCCGAGTGGGAGACGCTGCAGGTGAAAAAGCGGGACGGGAGCATCGAACCCTACGACCGAGACAAACTGCGCGCGGGGATCGAGCGGGCGGTCGAGAAGCGGCCGGTCGACGACGGCACCGTCACGGCACTCGTCGACCGCGTCGAGGACGCCCTCCGGGAGCGCGAGACCCGAATCGTCTCGACGACGCTCGTGGGCGACCTCGTCTCCGAGGAACTGCGCGCGGTCGACAAGGTCGCCTACATCCGGTTCGTCTCCGTCTACGAAGCCTTCTCCGACCCCGAGGAGTTCCTGCGCGAACTCGACGCCGTCCTCGACCGGAACGGGGGACCATCAGACGGCGAGTCCACCGCGACCCAATCGAACCATGAGTCATCCCGAATCGACGACGATCCGTGA
- the hisS gene encoding histidine--tRNA ligase: protein MYDRLKGFRDFYPEEMAARRAVADALEETARRYGFREIGTPALEAVDLYTDKSGDEIVEELYAFEDKGGRHVALTPELTPTVARMVVAKGQELQKPIKWMSTRPFWRYEQVQQGRFREFYQTNVDVFGSAEPEADAEILAYAADALTTLGLERTDFEFRVSHRDILGGLLRAFDADVSVREAIRAVDKSAKIEPAEYYDLLHEAGLSYDQAQQFDDLLATDDLSELTDFAGIDEVADAVRNLQNVLDAADDFGVRDHCTVSLETARGLDYYTGTVFECFDTQGEVSRAVFGGGRYDDLIESYGGQPTPAVGVAPGHATLSLLLQRAGVWPEEALSTDYYVLSVGDTRSTAARVARDLRERGHVVETDLAGRSFGAQMSYADGVNAETVVIVGERDLANGEVTVKEMTSGDQTTAPVDEFPGDLERPTYDDFA, encoded by the coding sequence ATGTACGACCGACTCAAGGGGTTCCGCGACTTCTACCCCGAGGAGATGGCGGCTCGGCGGGCCGTCGCCGACGCGCTGGAGGAGACGGCTCGACGGTACGGGTTCCGCGAAATCGGCACCCCGGCGCTGGAGGCCGTCGACCTCTATACGGACAAGAGCGGCGACGAAATCGTCGAGGAACTGTACGCCTTCGAGGACAAGGGCGGCCGACACGTCGCGCTCACCCCGGAACTGACGCCGACGGTGGCGCGGATGGTGGTGGCGAAGGGTCAGGAGCTCCAGAAGCCGATCAAGTGGATGTCGACGCGGCCGTTCTGGCGGTACGAACAGGTCCAGCAGGGGCGCTTTCGCGAGTTCTACCAGACCAACGTCGACGTCTTCGGCTCCGCCGAACCCGAGGCGGACGCCGAAATCCTCGCGTACGCGGCGGACGCGCTGACGACGCTCGGCCTCGAACGTACCGACTTCGAGTTCCGCGTCTCCCATCGGGACATCCTCGGGGGGCTCCTGCGGGCGTTCGACGCCGACGTGAGTGTGAGAGAAGCGATCCGCGCCGTCGACAAGTCCGCGAAGATCGAACCCGCGGAGTATTACGATTTGCTCCACGAAGCCGGCCTCTCCTACGATCAGGCCCAGCAGTTCGACGACCTGCTGGCGACCGACGATCTGAGCGAACTGACCGACTTCGCGGGCATCGACGAGGTGGCCGACGCGGTGAGGAACCTCCAGAACGTCCTCGACGCCGCCGACGACTTCGGCGTCCGCGACCACTGCACCGTCTCGCTGGAGACGGCGCGGGGGCTGGACTACTACACCGGCACCGTCTTCGAGTGTTTCGACACGCAGGGCGAGGTGTCCCGCGCCGTCTTCGGCGGCGGGCGCTACGACGACCTGATCGAGAGCTACGGCGGCCAGCCGACGCCGGCGGTGGGCGTCGCGCCCGGCCACGCCACGCTCTCGCTCCTCCTCCAGCGGGCGGGTGTCTGGCCCGAGGAGGCGCTGTCGACGGACTACTACGTCCTCTCGGTGGGCGACACCCGATCCACGGCGGCACGGGTGGCGCGTGACCTGCGTGAGCGGGGCCACGTCGTCGAGACGGACCTCGCGGGGCGGAGTTTCGGCGCCCAGATGTCCTACGCCGACGGCGTCAACGCCGAGACGGTCGTCATCGTCGGCGAGCGCGACCTGGCAAACGGCGAGGTGACGGTCAAGGAGATGACGAGTGGCGACCAGACCACCGCACCGGTCGACGAGTTCCCCGGCGACCTGGAGCGGCCGACGTACGACGACTTCGCGTGA
- a CDS encoding AEC family transporter: MSLVSAFTSAILPIVSVMGLGYLLASVLDVEVDPLNSVALYLFLPALIFYSIVTTTLSGATVARIFAGVGLFVVGTMGVTELVDRLLGVPEPYRSADVLAGSLPNAGFYGIPLAEFAFGAVGRTTAVIYITAQAFLMYTLGVYVASRGGGEAGIGAIKEIFRLPLVYAIAAAGVVRALGVAPPTDGTFMTTTSLVGDASIPLMLVIVGIQLSGLEYGSVSRVIRPSLVKLVLAPVVGLGVAVALGAFGDPAVARVFVLLCATPVALIPLALTLSYSDVQARDGLSASEYLTMTIFVTTVASVPVLTVLITILRSGAVF; the protein is encoded by the coding sequence ATGTCGCTCGTCTCCGCGTTCACCTCCGCTATTCTCCCCATCGTCTCGGTGATGGGGCTGGGCTACCTCCTCGCCTCGGTCCTCGACGTCGAGGTCGATCCGCTCAACTCCGTCGCCCTCTATCTCTTCCTCCCCGCCCTCATCTTCTACAGCATCGTCACGACGACGCTCTCCGGCGCGACGGTCGCCCGCATCTTCGCCGGCGTCGGCCTCTTCGTCGTCGGCACGATGGGCGTCACCGAACTCGTCGATCGGCTGCTCGGCGTACCCGAACCCTACCGGAGCGCGGACGTCCTCGCCGGATCACTCCCCAACGCCGGCTTCTACGGCATCCCGCTCGCCGAGTTCGCCTTCGGCGCCGTCGGCCGCACGACGGCGGTTATCTACATCACTGCGCAGGCGTTTCTGATGTACACCCTCGGCGTCTACGTCGCCTCCCGCGGCGGCGGCGAGGCGGGCATCGGCGCGATCAAGGAAATCTTTCGCCTCCCGCTGGTCTACGCCATCGCCGCCGCGGGCGTCGTCCGCGCCCTCGGCGTCGCGCCCCCCACCGACGGCACGTTCATGACGACGACCAGCCTCGTCGGCGACGCCTCCATCCCCCTGATGCTCGTCATCGTCGGCATCCAGCTTTCCGGCCTCGAATACGGAAGCGTCAGCCGGGTGATCCGCCCGTCGCTCGTCAAACTCGTCCTCGCGCCGGTCGTCGGTCTCGGCGTCGCCGTCGCCCTCGGCGCGTTCGGCGACCCCGCCGTCGCCCGGGTGTTCGTCCTGCTCTGTGCGACGCCCGTCGCGCTCATCCCCCTCGCGCTCACCCTCTCGTACAGCGACGTGCAAGCGCGCGACGGACTGTCGGCGTCGGAGTATCTCACCATGACCATCTTCGTCACGACCGTCGCGAGCGTCCCCGTGTTGACCGTCCTGATCACGATCCTGCGGAGCGGCGCCGTCTTCTGA
- a CDS encoding DUF3592 domain-containing protein, which produces MQISGPSGRLGIALTLVLGLASVGFGAYSYTTQSTALDSAATVEGTITSTTIETHSNDGVSYTPRATFDYTYRGENYTSSKVYPGPLARDFDTERAARAELAGYEPGTAVTVYVPTGSPEQGYLERKRSNKPLILIGVGVLFVLGAGRSALT; this is translated from the coding sequence ATGCAGATCAGCGGGCCCTCCGGGCGACTCGGCATCGCCCTCACGCTGGTGCTCGGTCTCGCGTCGGTCGGCTTCGGCGCGTACAGCTACACCACGCAGTCGACGGCACTGGACTCGGCGGCGACGGTCGAGGGCACGATCACGTCCACGACCATCGAGACACACTCGAACGACGGCGTCTCCTACACCCCACGGGCGACGTTCGACTACACCTATCGGGGGGAGAACTACACCTCGTCGAAGGTCTATCCGGGACCGCTCGCGCGGGACTTCGACACCGAACGCGCCGCCAGAGCCGAACTGGCGGGGTACGAACCGGGCACCGCGGTGACGGTGTACGTCCCGACCGGCTCCCCGGAGCAGGGGTATCTCGAACGAAAGCGGTCCAACAAGCCACTCATTTTGATCGGTGTCGGCGTACTGTTCGTCCTAGGCGCGGGACGGTCGGCGCTCACCTGA